In a genomic window of Candidatus Latescibacterota bacterium:
- a CDS encoding RsmD family RNA methyltransferase gives MDPERIKHKLGGDFIVDDNLYLMGIDYRFAEKIAVRFRGKTVLETCTGGGFSTIALAREAKRVVTIDIDPYHQRAATGNIEMAGLTGKVTFIQGSALDETILSPDLGIDAAFLDPDWAVTGKDHVYRFKDSNTRPPADRLLEKVLEITPNIVMILPPYVDRAELADLPPHEFQKFYIDDNLEAYCLYFGDLMVVEGETSERMTK, from the coding sequence ATGGACCCCGAACGGATCAAGCACAAATTAGGTGGAGATTTCATCGTCGATGACAATCTATACCTTATGGGGATCGATTACCGCTTCGCAGAGAAGATAGCTGTCCGTTTCAGGGGAAAGACCGTTTTGGAGACATGCACCGGAGGCGGATTCTCTACGATCGCTCTGGCACGAGAAGCGAAGCGTGTCGTGACGATAGATATCGATCCGTACCACCAGCGGGCAGCTACCGGAAATATCGAGATGGCCGGCCTGACCGGTAAAGTGACATTTATTCAAGGCAGCGCACTTGACGAGACCATTCTGTCGCCAGACCTCGGAATTGACGCAGCTTTTCTCGATCCCGACTGGGCAGTCACAGGGAAGGACCATGTATACCGGTTCAAAGATTCGAACACCAGGCCACCGGCGGATCGATTGCTGGAGAAGGTCCTGGAGATCACTCCGAACATTGTCATGATCCTTCCTCCATATGTGGACCGGGCCGAACTTGCAGACCTTCCTCCGCATGAATTCCAGAAATTCTATATAGATGATAATCTTGAAGCGTATTGTCTTTATTTCGGTGATCTGATGGTGGTTGAAGGTGAGACTTCTGAAAGGATGACGAAATGA